Part of the Cellulomonas taurus genome, TCCTGGTCGCCGCGGTGCTCGCGGTGGCGATTGCCCTGCCCTCGGTGTCCGCCTGGCAGCAGCACCAGCGCGCGGTCCAGGCCGAGGCGCGCGCCGACCGGATCACCGCCCTGCTGGCCAGCCCCGACGCGCAGCTGCTCTCCGGCGACCTCAGCTCCGGCGGCACCGCCACCGCGGTGGTCACCGCCGACGCCGCCCTGGTCACCGCCGAGGGGGTGTCCGACCCGGGCGACGGCAAGGTCTACCAGCTCTGGGTGATGCGCGACGGGGTGCCGGTGCCGGATGCGACCACCGGGGTCAGCGGCGACGCCTTCCAGATCGACACCACCGCCTACCGGGCCGGTGATGGGCTGGCGCTGACCGTGGAGCCGACCGGTGGGTCGCAGGCACCGACCACCGATCCGCTGCTCGTGCTGGCGCCCACCGTCTGAGCCGACCTCAGAACGTGAGGTCGTGGCCGGTCAGGCGCCGGTAGGCCTCCCGGTACCGGTCACGGGTGCGCTCGACCACCGCGGCCGGCAGCTCCGGCGGCACGCCATCGCCGCCCCGGTCCCAGCCGGACTCGGCCGAGGTGAGCCAGTCCCGGACGAACTGCTTGTCGAAGCTCGGCTGGGCCTGCCCCGGCTGCCACTGGTCGGCGGGCCAGAACCGGGAGGAGTCCGGGGTCAGCACCTCGTCGCCCAGCGCGACCGCACCGGTGGTCGGGTCGATGCCGAACTCCAGCTTGGTGTCGGCCAGGATCACCCCGCGGTCGCGGGCGATCGACTCGGCCCGGGCGTACACCGCCAGGGTCAGGTCGCGCAGTTCAGCGGCCCGCGGTGCGCCGATCAGTTCGGCGACCTGGCCCAGCGTGACGTTCTCGTCGTGCTCACCGAGCTCCGCCTTGGTCGCCGGGGTGAAGATCGGCTCGGGCAGCCGGGACCCGTCGACCAGTCCGGGCGGCAGTGCGATCCCGGTGACCACGCCGGATGCCTGGTACTCGGCCAGCCCGGATCCGGTGAGGTAGCCCCGGGCGACGCACTCCACCGGGAACATCTCCAGTCGTCGACAGACCATCGCCCGGCCCAGCACCTCCGCCGGGACGTCCGGCGCCTCGGCACTCACCACGTGGTGCGGCACCAGATCGGCGAGCTGGTCGAACCACCACAGGCTCAGCTGGGTCAGCACGACCCCCTTGCCCGGGATGCCGGGGCTGAGCACGTGGTCGTAGGCGCTCACCCGGTCCGAGGCGACCACCAGCACCACGTCGCCGTGTGCCGCGGTGACCGCCGCTCCCGCCTCCTGGGTGGTGTCCGGCACATACAGGTCGCGGACCTTGCCGGAGTAGGTGTGGGTCCAACCGGGCAGCAGGGGAGCCGTCATACGACCATCCTGCCGGAGAACGTCGCCGCCGTGCGATGCTCGGTGGATGGAGCTCTCCGTCCCCTGGTCGTTGCTGGTGCTGGTCGCCGGGCTGTGGAACCTGCTGGTCTGGCCCCGGTTCGGGCAGCGGATCGCCAAGGACCCGCGCTCGCGGGACGCCGACGGTCGGCCGACCCGGTTCCTCACCGTGCACCTGGTGCTGATCGGCGTCTCGCTGCTGTTCGGCGTCGCCCTGGTGGTACTGGGCGTGCTCGGCCTGGTCTAGCCCGGCCCGCGCCGCCGGACCCGCCCGTTCGTCACACCCGCGCCGCGATGTCCGTCCGGTGGTGCGAGCCGGCCAGGGCGATCCGGTCCACCCCGGCGTAGGCGGCGGTCCGGGCGTCCGCCAGGTCCGCCCCGACACCCACCACCGACAGCACCCGCCCTCCGGCGGAGACCACCGCGTCGCCGTCCTGCCGCGTCCCGGCGTGCAGCACGTGCACCCCGGGCAGCGCCTCCGCCTCGGCCAGCCCGGTGATCGGGTCGCCGGTGCGCGGCGCAGCCGGGTAGTCGTGGGCGGCGACCACCACGGTCACCGCCGCCTCGTCCCGCCACCGCAGCGGCGGCACGGTGTCCAGCGCACCGGTCGCCGCGGCGTGCAGCACCCCGGCCAGCGGGGTCGCGAGCCGGGCCAGCACGACCTGGGTCTCCGGGTCGCCGAACCGGGCGTTGAACTCCACCACCCGGGTGCCCGAGCTGGTCAGCGCGAGGCCGCAGTAGAGCACGCCGACGAACGGGGTGCCGCGCCGGGCCATCTCGTCCACCGTCGGCTGCGCCACCTGCGCGACCACCTCGGCCACCAGTTCCTCAGGGGCCCACGGCAGCGGCGAGTACGCGCCCATCCCCCCGGTGTTCGGCCCGGTGTCCCCGTCGCCCACCCGCTTGAAGTCCTGTGCCGGGACCAGCGGCAGGACCCGGCTGCCGTCGCAGAGCACGAACAACGACACCTCGGGACCGTCCAGGTAGTCCTCGACCACGACCCGGCCGCCGGGCTTGGCCAGGCACTCGGCGGCGTGGGCGTGCGCGGCGTCCCGGTCGTCGGTGACCACGACCCCCTTGCCCGCCGCGAGTCCGTCGTCCTTCACCACGTAGGGCGCCCCGAAGGCATCCAGCGCCGCATCGATCTGCCCGGGCTCGGTCACGACCCGCGGCTCCGCGGTCGGCACCCCGGCGGCGGACATCACGTCCTTGGCGAAGGCCTTCGACCCCTCCAGCTGCGCGGCCGCGGCGCTCGGGCCGAACACCGGGATCCCGGCGGCGCGCACGGCGTCGGAGACCCCGGCCACCAGCGGTGCCTCCGGGCCGACGACGACCAGGTCCGCCCCCAACCGGGTCGCGAGCGCCGCCACCGCCTCGCCGTCCAGCTGGTCGACCGGGTGCAGGGTGGCGACAGCGGCGATGCCCGGGTTCCCGGGTGCCGCGTGCAGCTCGGTGACAGCAGGGTCCTGGGACAGCGAGCGGGCCAGCGCGTGCTCCCGCGCCCCCGTGCCGACGATGAGGATCTTCACGCCGCAGACCCTACCCAGTCCGGTTGCGGCCCCGGCGGCGCGGTCTGAGGATCGAACCAGCGCGGCGCTCACCGTCC contains:
- a CDS encoding phosphoribosylaminoimidazolesuccinocarboxamide synthase, translated to MTAPLLPGWTHTYSGKVRDLYVPDTTQEAGAAVTAAHGDVVLVVASDRVSAYDHVLSPGIPGKGVVLTQLSLWWFDQLADLVPHHVVSAEAPDVPAEVLGRAMVCRRLEMFPVECVARGYLTGSGLAEYQASGVVTGIALPPGLVDGSRLPEPIFTPATKAELGEHDENVTLGQVAELIGAPRAAELRDLTLAVYARAESIARDRGVILADTKLEFGIDPTTGAVALGDEVLTPDSSRFWPADQWQPGQAQPSFDKQFVRDWLTSAESGWDRGGDGVPPELPAAVVERTRDRYREAYRRLTGHDLTF
- a CDS encoding anti-sigma factor domain-containing protein; the encoded protein is MTEDSMSHHDPHDLLAAWAIDAVDPDERAAVERAIAEDPALAEEAAGFLATAAVLGAARAVTPPTQVRDRVLAAIRTDATTTQAAATHLPAASPGTRSPRGRDGATRPGSTRPGTARSDATGPGSRRGLSRRLRTVLVAAVLAVAIALPSVSAWQQHQRAVQAEARADRITALLASPDAQLLSGDLSSGGTATAVVTADAALVTAEGVSDPGDGKVYQLWVMRDGVPVPDATTGVSGDAFQIDTTAYRAGDGLALTVEPTGGSQAPTTDPLLVLAPTV
- a CDS encoding SCO4848 family membrane protein; its protein translation is MELSVPWSLLVLVAGLWNLLVWPRFGQRIAKDPRSRDADGRPTRFLTVHLVLIGVSLLFGVALVVLGVLGLV
- the purD gene encoding phosphoribosylamine--glycine ligase, whose product is MKILIVGTGAREHALARSLSQDPAVTELHAAPGNPGIAAVATLHPVDQLDGEAVAALATRLGADLVVVGPEAPLVAGVSDAVRAAGIPVFGPSAAAAQLEGSKAFAKDVMSAAGVPTAEPRVVTEPGQIDAALDAFGAPYVVKDDGLAAGKGVVVTDDRDAAHAHAAECLAKPGGRVVVEDYLDGPEVSLFVLCDGSRVLPLVPAQDFKRVGDGDTGPNTGGMGAYSPLPWAPEELVAEVVAQVAQPTVDEMARRGTPFVGVLYCGLALTSSGTRVVEFNARFGDPETQVVLARLATPLAGVLHAAATGALDTVPPLRWRDEAAVTVVVAAHDYPAAPRTGDPITGLAEAEALPGVHVLHAGTRQDGDAVVSAGGRVLSVVGVGADLADARTAAYAGVDRIALAGSHHRTDIAARV